ATCAGGCTCGGGCAAGATTCTGAAACGAACCTTGCGCGAGAGGTATTGGGAAGGACAACCCAGGCGCGTTTAGCCAGCGTAAAGGCACACAAAATCTCAGAACAATCTCGGCTTGTCGGGCGAGGGAATTGAGTGAGGAGGGATATATGAGCGTTCAAACGATATTTTCAGGACTAAAGGTTGTGGATCTTGCCAGCTTCATCGCAGGACCAGCCGCCGCAACGGTGCTCTCAGATTTCGGGGCTGAGGTAATCAAGGTGGAGCCACCGGGCTTTGGAGATCCTTACCGGATCTTCCCTCGAACGCCGCCCAACCCGTCCTCCGATATCAACTATTCCTGGCAGTTGACGAACAGGAACAAACGCGGCATCGCACTTGATCTCAAAAATCCGGAAGCCCGCGAGGTCCTCGAGACCATGATCAAGTGGGCAGACGTATTCATTACGAACTATCCGCCCCGTGTCCGTGCATCTCTTGGTTTGACATATGAGGATGTCTCGCCTCTGAACGACCGTCTTATTTATGCCGATATCACAGGCTATGGAGATTTTGGACCGCGAGCGGACGAACCAGGTTACGACGTTACTGCATATTGGGCACGCAGTGGACTGATGGCGATGACCCGCGATGCTGGAGGGGATCCGACTCTGCCGATCCCTGGAATTGGTGATCATGCAACTGCGATCTCTCTCTACTCCGCGATTGTGACAGCGTTATACCAGCGAGAGCGAACCGGTAAAGGCACAAGGGTCACGACTTCTCTTATCGCTGAGGGGGCGTGGGCAGCGGCGACGTGGATCGAGGGTGCGCTTAATAACGCCAAGTTCTTCGGCCTGCATGATCGCAAAAACCCTCCAAACGCACTGTTCAACCCATACCCAACCAGCGACGGGCGTTGGCTTCTATTGCTGATAGCGCAGCAGGATCGTGATTGGCCAGCCCTGGTAAATGCAATCGGCAGGCCGGAGCTCCTCGGAGATGCAAGATTCTCTGACGTGAAGAGCAGGAGTGCGAACGCAAGTGCTCTCGCTACCGCGCTGAATCAGGCCTTCTCCAGCAAATCCCTTGCTGAGTGGAAACAGATCTTCGAAGCAACGCGGATTACCGTCGGCGTCGTGCAGAACCTGGATGAGGTTGTGCATGACGAACAGATGCTGGCGAACAAGATCATTGTGCCTGTTGAGGGCACCGACAAGCCTGTATCCACAGTGAACAGTCCGATGCAGGTGATCGGGGCGGAGAAGGTCACTCCACGGCGGGCTCCGGGTGTTGGGGAGCATACAAGGGAAGTGCTTCTCGGTCTCGGTTTCTCGGAGGAGAAAGTTGAGGCTCTGCGCTTGAGTGGTGCGGCTCCGCAAGCACCCCATGCTGATGCTCCTGCGCCATCTCATGCGCCAGGTAAACCGATCTAGCCGAGAGGAGATTTTATGAATTCCAGTCAAGCCACGCTTGAAAATGTCGCTTATGAAACTAAAGGGTCTATCGCCTACGTCACACTGAATCGGCCGAAGG
This genomic window from Terriglobus albidus contains:
- a CDS encoding CaiB/BaiF CoA transferase family protein, yielding MSVQTIFSGLKVVDLASFIAGPAAATVLSDFGAEVIKVEPPGFGDPYRIFPRTPPNPSSDINYSWQLTNRNKRGIALDLKNPEAREVLETMIKWADVFITNYPPRVRASLGLTYEDVSPLNDRLIYADITGYGDFGPRADEPGYDVTAYWARSGLMAMTRDAGGDPTLPIPGIGDHATAISLYSAIVTALYQRERTGKGTRVTTSLIAEGAWAAATWIEGALNNAKFFGLHDRKNPPNALFNPYPTSDGRWLLLLIAQQDRDWPALVNAIGRPELLGDARFSDVKSRSANASALATALNQAFSSKSLAEWKQIFEATRITVGVVQNLDEVVHDEQMLANKIIVPVEGTDKPVSTVNSPMQVIGAEKVTPRRAPGVGEHTREVLLGLGFSEEKVEALRLSGAAPQAPHADAPAPSHAPGKPI